CTTCTCCTAATACTTCCCCTAACAGTACCACCATCAACTCCaatcctcctcctcctcctcctcctaaGCTTCTTCCTAGATCTGATTCAAATCCTTATCCCACAACTTTTGTTCAAGCTGATACTTCCAATTTCAAGCATGTTGTTCAAATGCTCACTGGCTCATCGGAATCTCCCCGGCCACCGCAACACCCACCAACCCCATCTTCAAAACCTTGTTCTGTTCCTCCTTCTTCTCAAGACCCTTTTCAATCTTCCAAGAACTTCCCGATTCCTCCCATCAAAACCGCCCCTAAGAAACAACAAAGTTTCAAGCTCTATGAACGAAGAAATCACCTCAAAAATAGTCTCATGATCAATACCCTAATCCCCAATTTCTCCGGTTCTGGAGCGGCAGCGGGTTTTTCTCCTCGCAACGTTGAGATTCTCTCTCCTAGTATCCTTGACTTTCCTTCTCTTGCTCTTAGTCCTGTTACGCCGTTGAATGATGACCCGTTGTTTGATAAATCGTCGTCGTCCCCGTCGCTAGGAAGCTCGTCGGAGGAAGAGAGAGCGATTGCTGAAAAGGGGTTTTACTTGCATCCATCGCCGATGAATACACCTAGAGCCGCTGACCCGCCGCAGCTTCTTTCTCTGTTTCCAGAAACTTCGCCTAGGGTTTCtggatcatcatcttcttcataaCGAAATCGagggtttgtttgtttgtttgatttgtAGAGATTTGTAACTTCTTGATTGATTTTTCTCCAACCCCAAATGAAAAGATGATCGGTTGATGAATCAATTAACAGGGCTTGGGTTTGGTGAATTGATTGATTCTCTTGAGATTTGttgacaaaaaggaaaaagaaattacaaacaagagaagagagagatgttAGTGTTACGAATTTTCGATGTACAatttgatgagaaaatccattTGGAAATGGTAAAAAGCCTGAACTGAATTCAACTTGGATTTTTGTGTTATGAACCATTTTCATTTTCccgtttatttttcttttagacTTTCCCGGAAAGTTGgtgagaaatttttttttgttgcgtTTGTTTTGAGTGGTAACCGCAAAGGCCATTGTAAGGTGGGGGATCCAACTATTTTTGAATTCGCATCAATTTTCCTTCAATCAATTTATACCCTTTTAAATTATGGATTATTTTCATAGATTATATTTGAGATTTCTGTCTACTTTGTTATTATGTTCTTTACTCACCTTTCTTTTCCActttatttttggaaaaaaaaaaaaaaaccccccccccaccttccttttttttcttttttaagatgTTGGTTTCGATTTTTAAACACGTTTTGTAAAAACTTATAAGTAGACTGTAAAATATGAAAactattttctaaaataaaataggataacatatttctaaatataaaaaaagaaaaagaaagagtgaGTGAGTCAATGAGAGTGCATTGATTAAACAATGGTGGTGGAGATTCATGAGGAAAATGGTTGGAAGTTCCACTCAATGTTTTCATTTCATGGATATCTTTGTTCTACAAAATTGGGCCTCTAAATCCCCCTCTTCCTTTTCTCATTCTTTTGTCTTTTCTGTTTTCAAaacacccaaaaaaaaaaataattaattaattaatttcttatcAAAACTCTCAATTATATTATTTcttatcattttcattttccatcCTCACATTTTCAAATGCTTTGCTTTGTCCTTTTTCAAGTCCTATGGGATAGTTTGGTATGCCTTTTGAACTGTATAAAAGCTGCCCCATActccatattttcaaaactCTTTTTGGAATGTGGGTTTGCCCCCACACATATCATAATTCATCATTTCAATCCCCTTTCCCCCATCCAAGTTttattcatttatggaatctttttctacttttaaCCTTCCTTAATTTCGCGATAAATAGTTTTGTTTCTCCCGTGCATACTTCCTAAATCCAATATATTACTTTCTAATTTTATAACTCAACTCAACGTCTTAACCATCTCTAAAATTTGAACCACAAATCTCACGGTTGTTAACATATTGTGCTTGTTTTGACATCGAAGAACAATTTCACTTTACTACTTTTAAATATGTCTTTTTATGTTAGGTTTTCCATTACAATATCTTTTAAGTATCTTATGATGTTTTCACTTTGTATTTACCACTCACGCTAGTACGAACGACGTAGGACCTATATCAATtatttagttatatatatatatatccatatttTGAGCCTTTGTATGGTTCCAAATAAATTGGTTGTTTTCTTTCAAATCATGGTTCATGAATTGTATACTAAAGACTAAAATGAAAATAGTATGAGATATAAACCTAAAATCTTCATGATAATATTGTTTTTAGCTTCTACTAATATAAAAATATTGCTAGACACAATCAAAGTTACTGAAAATCATAGAAAGCATTGGAAAGTGTGAGTAATCGAAGATATAACGAAAATGAGATCGTAAGATGTAAAAACAGTTGGATTCAAAACTATTAGAACAAACAAAGTTTTATGTTAAAAGTTGAACCTAAAATGTTTAATTCAACACATGTGTTTTGTTAtgctgaaaaagaaaaacatcaaATTCCGTTGTCGATCACCCAAAggaatcgaaaaagaaaagaaaagaaaagtattgTAATTTACAAGTCAAACAAATACGATTCAAAGTGGGAGCGAAAAGAACAACCTCAAATGAAAGTCAATTTGGTGGTGTTATCAGTTTTAGAGATGTCATGTGAGTTATGAAAATGTTAACCACTTCACAAAAAGTTTCTTCAATTAGATTGATTCCAAAGGGTTGGGTTGGAATTTAGGCTGTCTTTGGCTAAATTATGATGAAATTATTAGGCAATAAGTTTGTGTGTTCATGTGCCTCTGTTTTGATATCTATTAATTTAGGAGGGTCGAGATAAATTTCTATTATTTAGTCCACAAGTTTCAATGACTTTTCATTTAAATGATTAGAGATTTCAAAATACTTTAGGATAGATTTGGATAATATTAATGCACAAAGTAATTACTAGCGGATTAATTACACTTTTGGTTTTACCAAACTTTTCTCCTAATCTTAAAATTGAACAATCTAACGAATTTCTCTTATTTTTATGGGgttttccattttaatattaattttgaagtatcattttataatatattgtaatataatgtatatttgAAATCAAAGATGGTAGTACAAAGTGATTATGCACttttgttcattttgctatttttaaaagcgatttttatatatatatatataaataacttAAACCTTTTTAAAAACCAAGTTTGAAAGCTGAAGCTAATTTTTGGAAACAAAATTAGAGTAAAAATGAAGTTTTGATTTTGTATAATTTAACTTATTTATGTATTAATGTGTATTGTGTTCGTAAGCACAATGAATTGATTAGTCAAAATATATTCCAAAATAGAACGGCAAATAAACGACAAATCATTTGAATTGAAAACAAACAACTTTGTTAAAAAGATGGAAACAACGTATTTGGGAAAATAATAACTAAATAAGGAGAGTATGAAATGGTAACAGTAGGGAGTTTTTAAATAGCAAATTATACCAAAACATTGACAAAACTATAGCAAAATCTCAAATAAATATTGATAGTATTCATAGTGTATAGATCCTAAAGTTTCGCtatatctataaatattttcaacaattttaacatttacaaTAATAAATCCCTATCGATtaactttgacttttttttttaattaagcaACCAAAGTTACTTTGTATTTAAAATGATTGATAATAATTTATGATTGGTGTGATATTTTTATACCAACTTAAACCTAAACTATATTTTTATAGAATTTAaagttttgctatattttatataaaattttcaacttttgtCGTTTACAGTAATTTTCTTAACTTTTATCCTAAAAAAATCCATTGTAGGGTACTCTTGGAACATCAATGATATAAAAATAATGACCtcaaaagataattaattaagatAGCTTGGTTGGTTAAGTTTCCTTTTATAGAACCCTtcattaaaagataaaattaataGCATTAGAGTTCAACAAATTAAGGATGACTTGTAAGCTCAAATTTATTGCCATTTTAGTTAACTCAAGTACAATTCATAAACCAAAGTGGAAAATGGATTGCATATATAACTTTATATTTGATAGAAGTCTCTCATTCTATTCTAGCTAATGAGATCATACATCAAACTAGAATTACGTTTCTGTTACGTGCAAGATAATTCAATCCTCATTTGTATGAACGCAACGTAATACAATCAAAGGTAGAACTCAACTTTCAGATCAGGTTGGTAACGAAAATAATCACGAAAAAAGTGAGCAACAGGAAAACAAAATTTTGGTGGTGAGTGTTGCCGCTACACATAGTCGTTGGAGGCATTGTTAATCAATAGTCTAGAGATAGAAGAAAGGAACAAGATAAAAGGAGGACTATTGATGATTATTTATTGATGCAGACAATGGGAACTTGCATATAAACTCAAAGATGTTGAAGTTATTTATTTGAGAAAAATAGTCTCTCTTCTCAAGCTTTATTGTACATTCCATTCCACTATGAAAAAAGAGACTCACATACCAGCTCTTCAAATTTCTGAGAATGATTGAATTGTTTTGAACCCATGATTGTCTGGAAGAGGAGCGTTTCCAGGTCGAATGGATATATTCACATCCAATCCTGCAAAAGCGAACAAGTTTGATATGGTTtgtaacaaaaaacaaaagtaaagaAAGAACGCCATAGGGATTAATCCTTGACGTGGGGATTCTCTGTTTGATTAAATTTCATGAACTAGGAAAAGCATTCTTCATCCGGACGGATTCTTTCCTTAGTAGTAAGTTGTTAAAAGTCAGATCAACAGTAAACACAATACTGTATATGCAAATCACTGATGGATTTGATGTTCGTACGGTCGTCTCAATATTTCATTATCAGAAGTTTGTTAGGAAGGTTTGGAGTTTATGATCGTTTCCTTCATCATGATGCCTAGCAGGGATGGTATTATTTCTTAAACTTGTCTCATGACAAGACAATTACTCTAtcactatttatttttaatcattttaaaCCAACAATACCAAGGAGATGATGACTCTTACAACCAGATGTTTATAGAACACACCATAAATCCAAAACGTTCAAGAAGATGTTGGATACCTGCTGCTTTTGCAGCTACAGCTTCCTGGAAAACATCAGTGACAAACAAAATTTCCGACGGCTTATCGACTCCAACAGACTCTCTGATCTCAACATAACTGCGCGTTTCTCTTTTGTTCCTGAGAGCATGGAAGTAATAGTATGTATGAGAGTGTAAAGACGTATTTCTGTCCTAAAAGGGAAAGTATCAAAAGTAAAATTAGATTTTACCCCACGGCGGTATCAAAATATCCTGACAAATATTTTCTCAGATCCCCATATTTTGTGTTTCCAAATAGAAGCCTCTGTGCCAACCTACTACCGCTCGAGTAAATATATACCtgcaaaaataattttattaccCCATTCATGGTTAACAGTCATGTCAGAACAAATGGTGGAGAAACTTGAACTCTCCATACATTGCAAGAATTATGAGATAGtacaagaaataaaaaaagacaATCAAAGGAGAGCATAGAAACTTTGGATGTAGTTATACTGCTTTGGTTACCTCCTCGTGTGTTAGTAAGATGCTGCATGTAATTCCAGATACTAAGCCATGAGAGCAAAAGAAATTGAATTGAAGTGAAAAATATACAGATGAACGAAAAGAACTTTCATTTTTTGAGTTATCTGGCTGATTATTAATACGATAGGGAGTATTATTAGTACGACAGGGAGTTAACCATGAGTAAAACTAACTTTACAGTATGTAATCACGCAAATGGCGACATTATATTAAGCTCCCAGAATTGTATAAGGAAATTTTAGAGCTAAGGGGTTGTATTGGAAACTAAAATCAAATGTGTTAGTACTGAAATAAGTAGAAGACATGGAGGAAGTGAATATTTCAAGAGCAATTCATTATAAACCATCAGCACTCCAGCAGTATTCAGGGATGAAGATTCATTTATCATTGGATGACAAAAATCAGAAAACTACAGGAATACAAAAGTAGATATTACTGGAATACAGGTCAAGGGCTCAGTAGATTCCATCTAAAAATAGTAGTGACCGTAATTTAAAAGATATAGTTTGCATGGAATGAGTTTGATATAACTTTTGAAGAATTACTTTTAGAGATACTTAATAAAACTTCATGGTGCTTGGTCAAATGTTAAAATTCTTATTCATGTGCTTTGAGATGTTAATTATACTTTTCCAGAAAGTGATCATAGAAAATGTTGCTGCGTCAATttataaagaagaagaaaacatgATGGAGCAGAGTAGTTATAGCCATATTAGAACTTGTTAGAACTCAAGGACACGGTTGTACAAACTATAAAACAGTAAGGCCGTATAATCAAAACTTGTAATCATCAGCATTGTAACTGTGGAAGAGAGAAAAGTGTATACTGTACAACCTTTGTGCCCAGGGCGTGCCATCTTTCCAGAGCTCTCGGTACATCCTCAAAAACTTCACCTTTCAATTCATTGTTCTCAAATCCAGTTAGCCATATATGACCCTAACAAAGCTGGAGGTTAGTTCTTGTTCTGTAAAAGTTAGCAATTttcttcactatttatttcTGCTTACTTGCAACTGTTTTAGAGCAGGAATCTTCCTGTCAGCTTTTATCATGGCTTCTACGTTCGCAACTATAGCTGCAATAACTTCCTCTTTCGCAGAATCATCAAGAGGAATAGGCACAGCACCAACAACGCCTTTTTCCAGATCATCTTGCACCTGCAATTGGATTCCCAAAGTTACTCTCCAACACAGGTCAAACTGAACGATTTATAACTATGGTCAAACTTTGCTTTAATACTCTGGAATTTTCGAACTTGTAAGAGAACCATGTTGAATTTTGAGGCTGTTTCTCTAAATAACAAGGCATTTCTTCTTAATGAGTTCTCCATTTTGTCATACATTCATTCTTCAATATTTGaattaagtttcttaagacaaTTGTTTTAAAGTGTCCTAATCCAACACCAAAAGTGTTTTGTGACCTTGAATCCCCGAAAAGAACTATCTCACCTGGGATATC
This region of Cucumis melo cultivar AY chromosome 7, USDA_Cmelo_AY_1.0, whole genome shotgun sequence genomic DNA includes:
- the LOC103493481 gene encoding VQ motif-containing protein 4 → MEITSSSTSTTRSSHERETNPSPNTSPNSTTINSNPPPPPPPKLLPRSDSNPYPTTFVQADTSNFKHVVQMLTGSSESPRPPQHPPTPSSKPCSVPPSSQDPFQSSKNFPIPPIKTAPKKQQSFKLYERRNHLKNSLMINTLIPNFSGSGAAAGFSPRNVEILSPSILDFPSLALSPVTPLNDDPLFDKSSSSPSLGSSSEEERAIAEKGFYLHPSPMNTPRAADPPQLLSLFPETSPRVSGSSSSS